In the genome of Streptomyces sp. NBC_00190, one region contains:
- a CDS encoding pentapeptide repeat-containing protein: MDDVSSTPAALPALPVLQADCANCFALCCVALPFAKSSDFAVNKPAGTPCKNLREDFRCGIHTRLRDSGFQGCTVFDCFGAGQQVSQVTFGGRDWRSDPGTARRMFDVFPVMRQLHELLFYLAEALTLPDAAPVHAQLRDALAETEAWTRAEAGSLADLDVGALRQKINTLLLKTSELVRAKVPGRKKNHRGADLMGARLSGADLRGANLRGAYLIAADLSRADLRTADLIGADFRDADLRGADLRGAVFLTQPQLNAAQGDPTTRIPSSLTRPSHWT; the protein is encoded by the coding sequence ATGGACGACGTGTCCAGTACCCCCGCCGCCCTGCCCGCCCTGCCCGTCCTGCAAGCCGACTGCGCGAACTGCTTCGCACTGTGCTGCGTCGCCCTGCCGTTCGCCAAGTCCAGCGACTTCGCCGTGAACAAGCCCGCCGGAACCCCCTGCAAGAACCTCCGGGAGGACTTCCGCTGCGGCATCCACACCCGGCTGCGCGACTCGGGCTTCCAGGGCTGCACCGTCTTCGACTGCTTCGGCGCGGGCCAGCAGGTCTCCCAGGTCACCTTCGGCGGACGCGACTGGCGCTCCGACCCCGGCACGGCCCGCCGGATGTTCGACGTCTTCCCCGTGATGCGGCAGCTGCACGAGCTCCTCTTCTACCTCGCCGAGGCCCTGACCCTCCCCGACGCCGCCCCGGTCCACGCGCAGCTGCGCGACGCGCTCGCGGAGACCGAAGCGTGGACGCGCGCCGAAGCCGGGTCCCTCGCCGACCTCGACGTGGGCGCGCTGCGCCAGAAGATCAACACCTTGCTGCTCAAGACCAGCGAGCTCGTACGGGCCAAGGTGCCGGGCCGCAAGAAGAACCACCGCGGCGCCGACCTGATGGGCGCCCGCCTCTCCGGCGCGGACCTGCGCGGCGCGAACCTCCGCGGCGCCTACCTGATCGCCGCCGACCTCAGCCGCGCCGACCTCCGCACGGCCGACCTGATCGGCGCGGACTTCCGCGACGCCGACCTGCGCGGCGCGGACCTCCGCGGCGCTGTCTTCCTCACCCAGCCCCAGCTCAACGCGGCCCAGGGCGACCCCACCACCCGCATCCCCTCCTCCCTCACCCGCCCCTCCCACTGGACCTGA
- a CDS encoding alpha/beta fold hydrolase, with translation MTTTPWTLADVEAAIRAGWSAETSEPADTSRIPWSAENPAWGQCDITAVVVQDIVGGELVLGEVFHGGRQEGYHWWNQLPGGIRIDLTREQFRRGETVTPGRVVQRPPGRLPRRWEEYQLLRRRVIDKLGPLPGVMRTADGRRLVYTDFGGPGAPLLALHGHFQDGRSFEELAREVGPAWRVIGLDQRGHGASDRAAEYTREGYVADAAAVLEHLGLGPAVVVGHSLGGVNAYQLAARRPDLVRAVVVEDIGAVVEGDLSYARDWPRRAATRAGFLAGLGSAAPHLAGVLREYPDGWGTASDVEDVVESQRALNGDHWEDWLAVRKPTLLVRGDRSGVLSAEHAREMTLRRAGVRLAELPAGHGVRAGDPEGFYAAVRGFLARV, from the coding sequence ATGACGACGACTCCGTGGACCCTTGCCGATGTAGAGGCGGCCATCCGGGCGGGCTGGTCGGCCGAGACCTCCGAGCCGGCCGACACGTCGCGGATCCCCTGGTCGGCCGAGAATCCGGCCTGGGGGCAGTGCGACATCACTGCCGTGGTCGTGCAGGACATCGTGGGCGGGGAGCTGGTGCTGGGCGAGGTGTTCCACGGCGGCCGGCAGGAGGGGTACCACTGGTGGAACCAGCTGCCCGGGGGGATACGGATCGACCTGACCCGGGAGCAGTTCCGGCGGGGCGAGACCGTGACGCCGGGGCGGGTCGTGCAGCGGCCGCCGGGGCGGCTGCCGAGGCGCTGGGAGGAGTACCAGCTGCTGCGCAGGCGGGTCATCGACAAGCTGGGGCCGCTGCCGGGTGTGATGCGGACGGCGGACGGGCGGCGGCTGGTGTACACGGACTTCGGCGGGCCGGGGGCGCCGCTGCTCGCGCTGCACGGGCACTTCCAGGACGGCAGGAGCTTCGAGGAGCTGGCCCGGGAGGTGGGGCCGGCGTGGCGGGTGATCGGCCTCGACCAGCGGGGGCACGGGGCGTCGGACCGGGCCGCGGAGTACACCCGGGAGGGGTACGTGGCGGACGCGGCGGCCGTCCTGGAGCACCTGGGGCTGGGGCCCGCGGTGGTCGTGGGGCACTCGCTGGGCGGGGTCAACGCGTACCAGCTGGCGGCGCGGCGGCCGGATCTGGTGCGGGCGGTGGTGGTCGAGGACATCGGGGCGGTGGTCGAGGGCGACCTGTCGTACGCGCGGGATTGGCCGAGGCGGGCCGCGACCCGGGCGGGGTTCCTGGCGGGGCTGGGGAGCGCGGCGCCGCACCTGGCGGGTGTCCTTCGGGAGTACCCGGACGGGTGGGGGACCGCGAGCGACGTCGAGGACGTGGTGGAGTCGCAGCGGGCGCTGAACGGGGACCACTGGGAGGACTGGCTGGCGGTGCGGAAGCCGACGCTGCTGGTGCGGGGGGACCGGAGCGGGGTGCTGTCCGCCGAGCACGCGCGGGAGATGACCTTGCGGAGGGCCGGGGTGCGGTTGGCCGAGCTGCCGGCCGGGCACGGGGTGCGGGCCGGGGACCCGGAGGGTTTCTACGCCGCTGTGCGGGGGTTCCTGGCGCGGGTGTGA
- a CDS encoding thioesterase family protein: MGAVEGFFERVDTGRYTATEYTRGPWDPGSQHAGPPAALLGRAVEERPGARADMRIARITYEILRPVPIGGLEVTTSVLRAGRGTEVVEAALTPAGADAPVMLARALRIRVAEEAVPAVVPGPQLPTPGEAVVTSFFPVPWDTGYHTAMEARFTEGAFMELGPGTCWMRMRVPLVAGEEIRPLDRVLVAADSGNGISSVMDFSRFVFVNGDLTVHLHRHPVGEWACVESRTSVDAAGIGLVDARLHDEKGPIGRSAQSLFVAPR, translated from the coding sequence ATGGGTGCTGTCGAGGGGTTCTTCGAACGGGTGGACACCGGGCGGTACACCGCCACCGAGTACACGCGCGGGCCGTGGGACCCGGGCTCGCAGCACGCCGGTCCGCCGGCGGCCCTGCTCGGCCGGGCCGTCGAGGAGCGGCCGGGTGCGCGCGCGGACATGCGGATCGCCCGGATCACGTACGAGATCCTGCGCCCGGTGCCGATCGGCGGGCTGGAGGTCACCACCAGCGTGCTGCGGGCCGGGCGCGGTACGGAGGTCGTGGAGGCCGCCCTCACCCCGGCGGGCGCGGACGCCCCGGTGATGCTGGCGCGCGCCCTGCGGATCCGGGTGGCCGAGGAGGCGGTGCCGGCCGTCGTGCCGGGGCCGCAGCTGCCGACGCCCGGCGAGGCCGTCGTCACGTCCTTCTTCCCGGTGCCGTGGGACACCGGCTACCACACCGCCATGGAAGCCCGCTTCACCGAGGGCGCCTTCATGGAGCTGGGCCCCGGCACCTGCTGGATGCGGATGAGGGTGCCGCTCGTCGCCGGGGAGGAGATCCGTCCGCTGGACCGGGTGCTGGTCGCCGCCGACTCCGGCAACGGCATCAGCTCGGTGATGGACTTCAGCCGGTTCGTGTTCGTCAACGGCGACCTGACGGTCCACCTGCACCGCCATCCGGTCGGCGAATGGGCCTGCGTGGAGTCCCGTACGAGTGTGGACGCGGCCGGCATCGGTCTCGTCGACGCCCGGCTCCACGACGAGAAGGGCCCCATCGGGCGCAGCGCGCAGAGCCTTTTCGTCGCCCCCAGGTAG
- a CDS encoding LysE family translocator — MTEVIAVAVITLLAVISPGADFAMVVRNSYLYGRPTGLFAAAGVAAGVLVHVSYTMLGVGLLIASSTALFTVIKLAGAAYLVWIGIRTFRARTEVAVDLESGPGLTPLGAMRSGFLTNVLNPKTTLFVVSTFTQVVGPDTPVWQQAGYGLFMSAAHLGWFGAVALFFSNSRLRDRMLKAQKALNRAIGTVLVGLGVGLGFAR; from the coding sequence ATGACAGAAGTGATCGCAGTCGCCGTCATCACCCTTCTCGCCGTGATCAGTCCCGGCGCCGATTTCGCCATGGTGGTCCGCAACAGTTACCTCTACGGGCGGCCCACCGGGCTGTTCGCCGCCGCCGGGGTCGCGGCCGGGGTCCTGGTCCACGTCTCGTACACGATGCTCGGGGTCGGCCTGCTGATCGCCTCCTCCACCGCGCTGTTCACCGTGATCAAGCTGGCGGGTGCGGCCTACCTGGTGTGGATCGGGATCCGCACCTTCCGGGCGCGGACCGAGGTGGCCGTGGATCTGGAGTCCGGGCCGGGGCTGACGCCGCTGGGGGCGATGCGGTCGGGGTTCTTGACCAATGTGCTGAACCCCAAGACGACGCTGTTCGTGGTGTCGACCTTCACGCAGGTGGTCGGCCCGGACACGCCGGTGTGGCAGCAGGCGGGCTATGGGCTGTTCATGTCGGCGGCGCACTTGGGCTGGTTCGGGGCGGTCGCGCTGTTCTTCTCGAACTCCCGGCTGCGGGACCGGATGCTGAAGGCGCAGAAGGCGCTGAACCGGGCCATCGGCACGGTGCTGGTGGGGCTGGGGGTGGGGCTGGGATTCGCGCGCTGA
- a CDS encoding ATP-binding protein, which yields MRDPMSALTDAFTSFLFGKVETTRLPVRTSTGQAQAVYLPTAAPGLGDSGVIIGREVYSGKGYIYDPFQLYGQQLPAPHWLVLGESGNGKSALEKTYVLRQLRFKDRQVVVLDAQGEDGVGEWNLIAQQLGITPIRLDPIAANDAGIRLNPLDPAITTTGQLALLRTIIEVAMGHGLDERAGFALKVAHAYVVDTIRDRQPVLTDIVDQLRHPEAESAEAMNVDIDDVRAWGLDVALVLDRLVDGDLRGMFDGPTTVGIDLDAPLIVFDLSHIDRNSIAMPILMAIVGVWLEHTWIRPDRKKRIFLVEEAWHIINSPFVAQLFQRLLKFGRRLGLSFVAVVHHLSDVVDGAAAREAAAILKMASTRTIYAQKADEARATGLVLGLPRWAVEIIPTLTPGIAVWDVNGNVQVVKHLITEAERPLVYTDRAMTESSAPALLHDDMLAAELEAEERALSIERRRGNGGPGSATTVA from the coding sequence ATGCGAGATCCCATGTCCGCGCTGACGGACGCCTTCACCAGCTTCCTCTTCGGCAAAGTCGAAACCACGCGCCTGCCCGTACGCACCTCCACCGGGCAGGCGCAGGCCGTCTACCTGCCCACCGCCGCCCCCGGCCTCGGCGACTCCGGCGTCATCATCGGCCGCGAGGTCTACAGCGGCAAGGGCTACATCTACGACCCCTTCCAGCTGTACGGCCAGCAGCTCCCGGCACCCCACTGGCTCGTCCTCGGCGAATCCGGCAACGGCAAGTCCGCCCTGGAGAAGACCTACGTACTGCGCCAGCTCCGCTTCAAGGACCGCCAGGTCGTCGTCCTCGACGCCCAGGGCGAGGACGGCGTGGGCGAATGGAACCTCATCGCCCAGCAGCTGGGAATAACCCCCATCCGCCTGGACCCCATCGCCGCCAACGACGCCGGGATCCGCCTCAACCCCCTCGACCCGGCGATCACGACGACCGGACAGCTCGCGCTGCTCCGCACCATCATCGAAGTCGCCATGGGCCACGGCCTCGACGAGCGCGCCGGCTTCGCGCTCAAGGTCGCGCACGCCTACGTCGTCGACACGATCCGCGACCGCCAGCCGGTCCTCACCGACATCGTCGACCAACTGCGCCACCCCGAAGCCGAATCCGCCGAAGCCATGAACGTCGACATAGACGATGTCCGGGCCTGGGGCCTCGACGTGGCACTCGTCCTCGACCGCCTCGTCGACGGCGACCTGCGCGGCATGTTCGACGGCCCCACGACCGTCGGCATCGACCTCGACGCCCCGCTGATCGTCTTCGACCTCTCCCACATCGACCGCAACTCCATCGCGATGCCGATCCTCATGGCGATCGTCGGCGTCTGGCTGGAGCACACCTGGATCCGGCCCGACCGCAAGAAGCGCATCTTCCTCGTCGAAGAGGCCTGGCACATCATCAACAGCCCCTTCGTCGCCCAGCTGTTCCAGCGCCTCCTGAAGTTCGGCCGCCGCCTCGGCCTGTCCTTCGTCGCCGTCGTCCACCACCTCTCGGACGTCGTCGACGGCGCGGCCGCCCGCGAAGCCGCGGCCATCCTCAAGATGGCCTCCACGCGCACCATCTACGCCCAGAAGGCGGACGAAGCGCGCGCGACCGGCCTCGTACTCGGACTCCCCCGCTGGGCGGTCGAGATCATCCCGACCCTCACCCCCGGCATCGCCGTGTGGGACGTCAACGGCAACGTGCAGGTCGTCAAACACCTCATCACCGAGGCCGAACGCCCCCTCGTCTACACGGACCGCGCCATGACCGAGTCCTCCGCCCCCGCCCTGCTCCACGACGACATGCTCGCCGCCGAACTGGAAGCGGAGGAACGGGCCCTGTCCATCGAACGCCGCCGCGGCAACGGCGGCCCGGGTTCCGCGACCACGGTGGCCTGA
- a CDS encoding SCO6880 family protein, producing MTTQSHQLHPVAPRRTYLIGRARPNAIVGKNRETGEIALIITGAFFGMMSGLLVPDLTLRIVSLAGFPMLALAAVYVPYKGRTFYRWFEISRSYKRTLRRGTTYRSGAMEAGVRGSDGREVEVGPPPGIGRISWLAAPFGPDEIAVLLHADRRTVTAAIEIEGPGVGLRDSEDQEALVDRFGTLLKHVANGDGFVTRLQMLARTLPADPDAHAKDVAQRGDTQAPGWLRDSYDQLQSMVSTSSEQHRAYLVACMHYTRDLAAEAHTIARAGTPHKGRKLDRDAGLAIVMARELTDICARLAEADIRVRQPLGQGRLSSLVHSMYDPDHPIDHIQAMTKRNAWPAELDAVEPTYLQAKTRESSTRAPWCHATAWVKEWPMTPVGVNFLAPLLVHTPDVIRTVAVTMDLEPTEVAIERMLTEKTNDEADASRAAKMNRTVDPRDIAAHGRLDQRGEDLASGAAGVNLVGYITVSSRSPEALARDKRTIRASAGKSYLKLEWCDREHHRAFVNTLPFATGIRR from the coding sequence TTGACGACCCAGTCCCATCAGCTGCACCCGGTCGCGCCCCGCCGCACGTATCTCATCGGCCGGGCCCGGCCGAACGCGATCGTCGGCAAGAACCGCGAGACCGGCGAGATCGCCCTGATCATCACGGGGGCCTTCTTCGGCATGATGAGCGGACTGCTCGTCCCCGACCTCACCCTGCGCATCGTCAGCCTCGCCGGCTTCCCCATGCTCGCGCTCGCCGCCGTGTACGTCCCGTACAAGGGCCGCACCTTCTACCGCTGGTTCGAGATCAGCCGCAGCTACAAGCGCACCCTGCGCCGCGGTACGACCTACCGCTCCGGCGCCATGGAAGCCGGCGTACGCGGCTCCGACGGCCGCGAGGTCGAGGTCGGACCGCCCCCGGGCATCGGCCGCATCAGCTGGCTCGCCGCCCCCTTCGGCCCCGACGAGATCGCCGTCCTCCTCCACGCCGACCGCAGAACGGTCACCGCGGCCATCGAGATCGAGGGCCCCGGCGTCGGCCTGCGCGACAGCGAGGACCAAGAAGCCCTCGTCGACCGCTTCGGCACCCTCCTCAAGCACGTGGCCAACGGCGACGGCTTCGTCACCCGCCTCCAGATGCTCGCCCGCACGCTGCCCGCCGACCCCGACGCCCACGCCAAGGACGTCGCCCAGCGCGGCGACACCCAGGCCCCCGGCTGGCTGCGCGACTCCTACGACCAGCTCCAGTCGATGGTGTCGACCTCCTCCGAGCAGCACCGCGCCTACCTCGTCGCCTGCATGCACTACACCCGCGACCTCGCCGCCGAGGCCCACACCATCGCCCGCGCCGGCACCCCCCACAAGGGCCGCAAGCTCGACCGCGACGCCGGCCTCGCCATCGTCATGGCCCGCGAGCTCACCGACATCTGCGCCCGCCTCGCCGAGGCCGACATCCGCGTCCGCCAGCCGCTGGGCCAGGGCCGCCTCTCCTCCCTCGTGCACTCCATGTACGACCCGGACCACCCCATCGACCACATCCAGGCCATGACCAAGCGCAACGCCTGGCCGGCCGAACTCGACGCGGTCGAACCCACCTACCTCCAGGCCAAGACCCGCGAGTCCTCCACCCGCGCCCCCTGGTGCCACGCCACCGCCTGGGTGAAGGAATGGCCGATGACCCCCGTCGGCGTCAACTTCCTCGCCCCCCTCCTCGTCCACACCCCGGACGTCATCCGCACCGTCGCCGTCACCATGGACCTGGAGCCCACCGAGGTGGCCATCGAGCGCATGCTCACGGAGAAGACCAACGACGAGGCCGACGCCTCCCGCGCCGCCAAGATGAACCGGACCGTCGACCCCCGCGACATCGCCGCCCACGGCCGACTCGACCAAAGAGGTGAAGATCTCGCGAGCGGTGCAGCGGGAGTCAACCTCGTCGGGTACATCACGGTGTCCTCCCGATCCCCGGAAGCCCTCGCCCGCGACAAGCGGACCATCCGCGCCTCGGCCGGCAAGTCCTACCTGAAGCTGGAGTGGTGCGACCGCGAGCACCACCGCGCCTTCGTCAACACCCTGCCGTTCGCCACCGGCATCCGACGCTAG
- a CDS encoding GNAT family N-acetyltransferase yields MTFPYLLSLYPYRPAEDAPLLRAWVTTPAELMTWAGPSFTWPLDDAQLAAYAAEPGRRIWTAVTPDKYRVGHVSVAGTRLGRVLIAPDTRDMGYGRALVTQAVELCFGELGLPELSLGVWAHNTAAIRIYERLGFRTEEIIKDVEEVDGVRWTAVQMRLTAPER; encoded by the coding sequence ATGACCTTCCCCTACCTGCTCTCCCTGTACCCCTACCGGCCCGCCGAGGACGCCCCGCTGCTGCGCGCGTGGGTGACCACCCCCGCCGAGCTGATGACCTGGGCGGGCCCCTCCTTCACCTGGCCCCTGGACGACGCGCAGCTCGCCGCCTACGCCGCCGAGCCCGGCCGCCGCATCTGGACCGCCGTGACCCCCGACAAGTACCGCGTCGGCCACGTCTCGGTGGCCGGCACCCGCCTCGGCCGCGTACTGATCGCCCCCGACACCCGCGACATGGGCTACGGCCGGGCCCTCGTCACCCAGGCCGTCGAACTCTGCTTCGGCGAGCTGGGCCTGCCGGAACTCAGCCTCGGCGTCTGGGCCCACAACACCGCGGCGATCCGCATCTACGAGCGGCTCGGATTCCGTACCGAGGAGATCATCAAGGACGTCGAGGAGGTCGACGGGGTCCGCTGGACCGCTGTCCAGATGCGGCTCACCGCCCCCGAGCGGTGA